From a region of the Georgenia yuyongxinii genome:
- a CDS encoding dihydrolipoyl dehydrogenase family protein, with translation MPSHAIEDVDLLVIGGGKAGKSLAMDRAKAGQAVAMVERDKIGGTCINVACIPTKALVASARTLLTARRAGALGVVVDGEPAVALERLRAHKEGVVGGMVAAHQKLFADSGMDFILGTARFVGERTVEVSTAGGGTRRLRGRDVVINTGTTPAHPDLPGLADARPWDSESILRLERLPNSIVVLGGGYVGCEFASMLAVFGSRVTLLQGRDQVLPREDPDVAAAVADVLTDQGVDVRLGARASAARRDAGGVVVTLTDGTEVRADDLLVATGRAPVTADLGLAAAGVELDERGFVVVDDHLRTSAEHVWSAGDVAGSPQFTHASWHDFRVLKAQLSGGDATVTGRLVPYCVFITPELARVGMSESEARAAGREIKVARLPVAAIPRAKTLRETVGLWKAVVDAGTDEILGVALLGHAAGEVVTAVQMAMLGRLTYQQVRDAVITHPTMGEGLNLLFDPLG, from the coding sequence ATGCCATCGCACGCGATCGAGGACGTCGACCTGCTGGTGATCGGCGGCGGCAAGGCGGGGAAGTCGCTGGCCATGGACCGTGCCAAGGCCGGTCAGGCAGTGGCCATGGTCGAGCGGGACAAGATCGGCGGCACATGCATCAACGTCGCCTGCATCCCCACCAAGGCCCTCGTCGCCTCTGCCCGGACGCTTCTCACCGCGCGCCGCGCCGGCGCGCTGGGCGTCGTCGTCGACGGCGAGCCTGCTGTGGCCCTGGAGAGGCTCCGCGCCCACAAGGAGGGCGTGGTCGGCGGTATGGTCGCCGCCCACCAGAAGCTCTTCGCCGACTCGGGGATGGACTTCATCCTCGGCACCGCCCGGTTCGTGGGTGAGCGCACCGTCGAGGTCTCGACGGCGGGCGGCGGCACCCGACGGCTGCGCGGCCGCGACGTCGTGATCAACACGGGCACCACCCCCGCACACCCGGACCTGCCCGGTCTGGCCGACGCGAGGCCCTGGGACTCCGAGAGCATCCTGCGCCTGGAGCGGCTGCCCAACTCCATCGTGGTGCTCGGCGGCGGTTACGTGGGCTGCGAGTTCGCGTCTATGCTCGCCGTGTTCGGCTCCCGCGTGACGCTCCTTCAGGGCCGCGACCAGGTCCTGCCGCGCGAGGACCCCGACGTCGCCGCCGCCGTCGCCGACGTGCTGACCGACCAGGGCGTCGACGTCCGGCTCGGTGCCCGCGCCTCGGCGGCCCGGCGCGACGCCGGCGGCGTGGTGGTCACGCTCACCGACGGCACCGAGGTCCGCGCGGACGACCTGCTCGTCGCCACGGGCCGGGCACCGGTGACCGCGGACCTGGGTCTGGCCGCGGCCGGCGTGGAGCTGGATGAGCGCGGGTTCGTCGTGGTCGACGACCACCTGCGTACCTCCGCCGAGCACGTCTGGTCCGCGGGCGACGTCGCCGGCAGCCCGCAGTTCACCCACGCCTCCTGGCACGACTTCCGTGTGCTCAAGGCCCAGCTCTCTGGCGGCGACGCCACTGTGACGGGCCGGCTGGTGCCCTATTGCGTCTTCATCACCCCGGAGCTCGCCCGGGTAGGCATGAGCGAGTCCGAGGCCCGCGCGGCAGGCCGGGAGATCAAGGTGGCTCGGCTACCGGTCGCCGCGATCCCGCGCGCGAAGACGCTCCGCGAGACGGTGGGCCTGTGGAAAGCGGTCGTCGACGCCGGTACTGACGAGATCCTCGGCGTCGCCCTGCTGGGCCACGCGGCCGGCGAGGTGGTCACGGCCGTGCAGATGGCGATGCTCGGGCGCCTGACCTACCAGCAGGTGCGCGACGCCGTCATCACGCACCCGACCATGGGGGAGGGGCTCAACCTCCTGTTCGACCCGCTCGGATAG
- a CDS encoding MFS transporter, producing MATTSRSIVRTYLVLTLGNTLAASLIWGINTIFLLDAGLSNFEAFAANAFFTAGMVLFEVPTGVIADTLGRRYSFLLGTVTLAASTLLYVLLWYVGAAFWLWAVVSVLIGLGFTFFSGAVEAWLVDALKATGFTGDLEVVFGRAQVVGGAAMLVGSVAGGIIAQATNLGVPYVLRGVILVAMFVVAYLMMRDLGFTRRRGRSPMGEVRRLVRESVDQGLRRPAVRWLMLEALFTGGVGIYVFYALQPYLLELYGDPHAYTVAGLVAAVVAGAQMLGGLAASRLRKLFHRRTSALLLAAGISAATLVGVGAIERFWVVMALVVVWGLLWAASEPIRQAYLNGMIPSEQRATILSFDSLMSSAGGVWAQPVLGRAADLGGYGASFLVSAGISVLGLPFLALSRRERHPADTQMGAPAEEPPGSPPVTPSQEPPIAPGQVWDAEAPGPDAGRA from the coding sequence ATGGCGACGACGTCGCGGTCGATCGTGCGTACCTACCTGGTGCTGACGCTCGGCAACACCCTCGCCGCGTCCCTCATCTGGGGCATCAACACGATCTTCCTGCTGGACGCGGGGCTGTCGAACTTCGAGGCGTTCGCTGCGAACGCCTTCTTCACCGCCGGCATGGTCCTGTTCGAGGTGCCCACCGGGGTCATCGCGGACACGCTGGGACGCCGCTACTCCTTCCTGCTCGGTACGGTCACCCTCGCCGCCTCGACCCTGCTGTACGTGCTGCTCTGGTACGTCGGCGCGGCGTTCTGGCTCTGGGCCGTCGTCTCGGTGCTCATCGGGCTCGGGTTCACGTTCTTCTCCGGCGCGGTCGAGGCCTGGCTGGTCGACGCCCTGAAGGCCACGGGATTCACCGGGGACCTCGAGGTCGTCTTCGGGCGCGCGCAGGTCGTCGGCGGGGCGGCCATGCTGGTCGGCTCGGTGGCGGGCGGCATCATCGCCCAGGCCACCAACCTCGGCGTCCCGTACGTGCTGCGGGGCGTGATCCTCGTCGCGATGTTCGTCGTCGCGTACCTGATGATGCGCGACCTGGGCTTCACCCGACGGCGCGGACGGTCCCCGATGGGCGAGGTGCGCCGCCTCGTGCGGGAGTCCGTCGACCAGGGTTTGCGGCGTCCGGCGGTCCGCTGGCTCATGCTCGAGGCGCTGTTCACCGGCGGCGTGGGCATCTACGTCTTCTACGCCCTCCAGCCGTACCTGCTCGAGCTCTACGGCGACCCGCACGCGTACACCGTCGCCGGCCTGGTGGCGGCCGTCGTGGCCGGCGCGCAGATGCTCGGCGGGCTGGCCGCCTCCCGCCTGCGCAAGCTCTTCCACCGCCGCACCTCCGCGCTCCTGCTCGCGGCCGGCATCAGCGCCGCCACCCTCGTAGGCGTCGGCGCCATCGAGCGGTTCTGGGTGGTCATGGCCCTGGTCGTGGTCTGGGGCCTGCTCTGGGCCGCGTCCGAGCCGATCCGCCAGGCCTACCTCAACGGCATGATCCCCTCCGAGCAGCGCGCGACGATCCTGTCCTTCGACTCGCTGATGTCCTCCGCCGGCGGGGTCTGGGCCCAGCCCGTCCTCGGCCGCGCCGCCGACCTCGGCGGATACGGCGCCTCCTTCCTCGTCAGCGCCGGGATCTCCGTGCTCGGGCTGCCGTTCCTGGCGCTGTCCCGGCGTGAGCGCCACCCCGCCGACACCCAGATGGGCGCACCGGCCGAGGAGCCCCCTGGCTCCCCGCCGGTGACGCCGTCTCAGGAGCCGCCCATCGCCCCGGGCCAGGTGTGGGACGCCGAGGCGCCCGGTCCCGACGCCGGCCGGGCGTGA
- a CDS encoding ferritin — protein MSEPTTSQFLRLLHEQVGHEFDAHQQYVAIAVWFDIHDLPQLARHYYRQALEERNHAMMIVQYMIDRSLDVQIPAGSPVRNDFADVTEPLRLALEQEKQVTAQIEAIFRAARAENDPLGEQFMLWFLQEQVEEVASATTLLTVAERAGSNLFDLENYVAREQIGDGGVSPGAPAAAGGAA, from the coding sequence CGTCCCAGTTCCTCCGGCTGCTGCACGAGCAGGTGGGCCACGAGTTCGACGCCCACCAGCAGTACGTCGCGATCGCGGTGTGGTTCGACATCCACGACCTGCCCCAGCTGGCCCGGCACTATTACCGCCAGGCCCTCGAGGAGCGCAACCACGCGATGATGATCGTGCAGTACATGATCGACCGCAGCCTCGACGTGCAGATCCCCGCCGGCTCCCCGGTGCGCAACGACTTCGCCGACGTCACCGAGCCGCTGCGCCTGGCGCTGGAGCAGGAGAAGCAGGTCACCGCGCAGATCGAGGCGATCTTCCGCGCGGCCCGGGCGGAGAACGACCCGCTCGGCGAGCAGTTCATGCTCTGGTTCCTGCAGGAGCAGGTGGAGGAGGTCGCCTCCGCGACCACGTTGCTCACCGTGGCCGAGCGGGCCGGGTCGAACCTGTTCGACCTGGAGAACTACGTGGCCCGGGAGCAGATCGGCGACGGCGGGGTGTCGCCAGGCGCACCGGCCGCCGCGGGCGGGGCGGCGTAG
- a CDS encoding tRNA (cytidine(34)-2'-O)-methyltransferase — MFHVVFYEPRIPPNTGNAIRMVACTGATLHLVEPLGFNLTDANLRRAGLDYHDLANVVVHADLDAALAAVAPGRVYAFTGHATRSFADVAYAPGDALLFGPEPTGLPAEVLADPRLTDRVRIPMIPGIRSLNLSNSAAVAVYEAWRQHGYTEGV; from the coding sequence GTGTTCCACGTCGTCTTCTACGAGCCCCGCATCCCACCGAACACCGGCAACGCCATCCGGATGGTTGCCTGCACCGGGGCGACCCTGCACCTTGTGGAGCCGCTCGGGTTCAACCTGACGGACGCCAACCTGCGCCGTGCGGGCCTCGACTACCACGACCTCGCGAACGTCGTCGTCCACGCCGACCTCGACGCTGCGCTGGCCGCCGTCGCCCCGGGCAGGGTCTACGCCTTCACCGGGCACGCCACCCGCAGCTTCGCCGACGTCGCCTACGCCCCGGGCGACGCGCTGCTCTTCGGGCCCGAGCCCACCGGCCTGCCGGCCGAGGTGCTCGCCGACCCGCGGCTGACCGACCGGGTGCGCATCCCGATGATCCCGGGCATCCGCTCCCTCAACCTGTCCAACTCCGCCGCCGTCGCCGTCTACGAGGCGTGGCGCCAGCATGGGTACACCGAAGGGGTGTAG